Proteins found in one Allorhizobium pseudoryzae genomic segment:
- the pth gene encoding aminoacyl-tRNA hydrolase, protein MLIIAGLGNPGGKYAGNRHNIGFMAVDAIQRRPGFSPWSKKFKAEISEGELAGDKVLLMKPQTFMNLSGDAVGEAMRFYKLGPENIVAIYDELDLAPAKARIKVGGGHGGHNGVKSLDAHCGKDYRRLRLGIGHPGNKDLVHGYVLGDFAKVDRDWLEPLLDAIADNAEMLVKNEDSQLMNKLALAVGAKADEETAKPAKAAKDPKPAGQSHIRQARNFNQPKALPTNGPMADMLKRMFSKKDDG, encoded by the coding sequence ATGCTCATCATCGCAGGTCTCGGCAATCCGGGCGGCAAATATGCCGGCAACCGCCACAATATCGGCTTCATGGCGGTGGATGCCATCCAGCGCCGGCCGGGATTTTCACCGTGGTCGAAGAAGTTCAAGGCGGAGATTTCCGAAGGTGAACTGGCCGGCGACAAGGTGCTGCTGATGAAGCCGCAGACCTTCATGAACCTGTCGGGCGACGCGGTCGGCGAGGCCATGCGCTTCTACAAGCTCGGGCCTGAGAACATCGTCGCCATCTATGACGAACTGGATCTCGCACCGGCGAAAGCCCGCATCAAGGTCGGCGGCGGCCATGGCGGCCACAACGGCGTGAAATCGCTCGACGCGCATTGCGGCAAGGACTACCGGCGCCTGCGCCTCGGTATCGGCCATCCGGGCAACAAGGATCTCGTACACGGCTATGTGCTCGGCGATTTCGCCAAGGTGGACCGCGACTGGCTGGAGCCGCTTCTCGATGCAATTGCCGACAATGCCGAGATGCTGGTGAAGAACGAAGACAGCCAGCTGATGAACAAGCTGGCGCTCGCCGTCGGGGCTAAGGCGGACGAGGAGACGGCGAAACCCGCCAAGGCCGCAAAGGACCCGAAGCCCGCCGGTCAGTCGCACATCCGCCAGGCCCGCAATTTCAACCAGCCCAAGGCACTGCCGACGAACGGCCCGATGGCCGACATGCTGAAGCGGATGTTTTCGAAGAAGGATGACGGATGA
- a CDS encoding substrate-binding periplasmic protein encodes MTPVVLTLTLTLVAFGAQAQEIRFATEPYPPYSYADDDGTARGAGVEQVRAMMDGLDSRTDYSIDVMPWARAIALAETRPDHCTFAAARTPEREGRFKWVSPLLFDINLLVTRKDAAGNVQSIEKAKSLSVGTQREDYTESLLRAKGFDKIDLSNSFDLTLAKLLGKRIDLMTMSQGVYETLLAQGSPIQSVAELSRQELGIACNRTVADTVIAAMQASLDRLRTSGEQNRILSRFGLPQNP; translated from the coding sequence ATGACGCCTGTTGTTCTGACCCTGACATTGACCCTGGTCGCTTTCGGCGCGCAGGCGCAGGAGATTCGTTTCGCGACGGAGCCTTATCCACCTTATTCCTATGCGGATGACGATGGAACGGCCAGGGGCGCCGGTGTCGAGCAGGTCCGCGCGATGATGGACGGGTTGGATTCAAGGACCGATTATTCGATCGACGTCATGCCCTGGGCGCGGGCCATCGCGCTGGCCGAAACCCGCCCCGACCATTGCACCTTTGCCGCCGCCCGCACGCCGGAACGGGAAGGCCGCTTCAAGTGGGTCAGCCCCCTGCTCTTCGACATCAATCTTCTGGTGACCCGCAAGGATGCAGCCGGGAATGTGCAGTCGATCGAGAAGGCCAAGTCGCTCTCGGTCGGCACGCAACGCGAGGACTATACCGAGAGCCTGCTGCGCGCGAAAGGGTTCGACAAGATCGATCTCAGCAACAGCTTTGACCTGACACTCGCCAAGCTTCTCGGCAAGCGCATCGATCTGATGACCATGTCGCAGGGGGTTTATGAAACCCTGCTTGCCCAGGGCTCGCCGATCCAGTCCGTCGCCGAGCTGTCGCGCCAGGAACTCGGCATTGCCTGCAACAGGACCGTTGCCGACACCGTAATCGCCGCCATGCAGGCCTCACTCGATCGCCTGCGGACCTCCGGTGAGCAGAACCGCATCCTCAGCCGCTTCGGTTTGCCGCAAAACCCCTGA